One Melitaea cinxia chromosome 20, ilMelCinx1.1, whole genome shotgun sequence DNA segment encodes these proteins:
- the LOC123663766 gene encoding T-complex protein 1 subunit zeta yields MAAISLLNPKAEFARAAQALAVNISAAKGIQDVMKTNLGPKGTMKMLVSGAGDIKITKDGNVLLHEMQIQHPTASLIARASTAQDDATGDGTTSTVLLIGELLKQADIYISEGLHPRILTEGFDVARTKALEVLESLKIPIEVKRENLLDVARTSLKTKVHVSLAEILTDACVDAVLAIRTPGKPVDLHMVELMEMQHKTATETSLIKGIVMDHGARHPDMPKRVENAYILTCNVSLEYEKTEVNSGFFYKSAEDREKLVAAERDFIDQRVKKIIALKKKLCDGTNKSFVVINQKGVDPLSLDAFAKEGIIALRRAKRRNMERLSLACGGTAMNSVDDLTEECLGFAGLVYEHILGEEKYTFVEECKNPQSVTILIKGPNKHTLIQIKDAVRDGLRAINNAIEDKCVIPGAGAFEIKANMELLKYKDTVKGKARLGIQAYAEALLVIPKTLAVNSGYDAQDIIVKLQEESRLSPDPVGLDLSTGEAIKPNDLGIYDNYIVKKQILNSCSVIASNLLLVDEIMRAGMSSLKG; encoded by the exons ATGGCTGCTATAAGTTTATTAAACCCTAAAGCTGAGTTTGCTAGAGCGGCACAAGCTTTAGCAGTAAATATTTCAGCTGCTAAAGGCATTCAAGATGTAATGAAAACTAACCTCGGACCTAAGGGTACAATGAAAAT GCTGGTGTCGGGTGCtggtgatattaaaataacgaagGATGGCAATGTTCTGCTGCACGAGATGCAAATCCAACACCCAACAGCCTCGCTCATTGCCCGCGCCTCCACCGCGCAAGATGACGCGACTGGCGATGGTACCACGTCTACCGTGCTGTTGATAGGAGAACTCTTGAAACAAGCTGATATTTATATCAGTGAAG GACTTCATCCAAGGATCTTAACCGAAGGGTTTGATGTTGCTCGAACAAAAGCACTAGAAGTATTGGAATCATTAAAGATTCCAATTGAAGTGAAGAGAGAAAATCTTCTCGACGTTGCTCGTACATCGTTAAAAACAAAG GTACATGTCAGTTTGGCTGAAATTTTGACGGATGCCTGCGTAGATGCAGTCCTTGCTATACGTACACCTGGTAAGCCGGTAGATCTTCACATGGTGGAGCTTATGGAGATGCAGCACAAAACTGCCACTGAAACGTCTCTGATCAAAG GTATTGTAATGGACCACGGCGCTCGCCATCCCGACATGCCGAAGCGTGTTGAGAACGCTTATATACTAACATGCAACGTTTCCCTCGAGTACGAGAAGACTGAAGTTAATTCAGGTTTCTTCTACAAGTCTGCAGAAGACAGAGAGAAACTCGTTGCCGCTGAAAGAGATTTTATTGATCAGAGAGTCAAGAAG ATTATTGCTTTAAAGAAGAAGCTTTGTGATGGCACCAACAAATCTTTTGTTGTCATCAATCAAAAAGGTGTTGATCCTCTGTCGTTAGATGCTTTTGCCAAGGAAGGTATAATTGCACTGCGCAGAGCAAAGAGACGTAACATGGAACGTTTATCGCTCGCATGCGGCGGAACAGCAATGAACTCGGTTGATGACCTCACCGAGGAATGTCTTGGGTTTGCCGGACTCGTGTACGAGCATATCCTAGGCGAAGAAAAGTACACATTTGTCGAAGAATGTAAGAATCCTCAGTCTGTAACCATTCTCATCAAGGGACCCAATAAACATACCCTGATTCAAATCAAAGATGCAGTACGTGACGGTCTTAGGGCGATTAACAACGCTATTGAAGACAAATGCGTCATACCTGGTGCAGGTGCATTTGAAATTAAAGCCAATATGGAACTACTTAAATACAAGGATACGGTAAAAGGAAAAGCTCGTCTCGGCATACAGGCATATGCTGAAGCATTACTAGTTATCCCCAAGACGCTCGCTGTAAACTCGGGCTACGATGCTCAGGACATTATAGTCAAACTACAAGAGGAGTCGCGCTTAAGTCCAGACCCAGTGGGGCTAGACCTTAGCACTGGTGAGGCTATCAAGCCAAACGATTTGGGCATTTACGATAATTACATTGTGAAGAAACAAATTCTGAACTCATGCTCTGTGATAGCCAGCAACCTCCTCCTAGTTGATGAAATCATGAGAGCGGGCATGTCGAGTCTCAAGGGGTAG